The sequence GGTCACAGGAATGACCTGGCGAACACTTTGTTTCTTCGCGCCGAACAGGTTCACACCGTTGTTACCATCGCTACAGCCGTTGCCGAAGCTAAAGCCGCAGCCGCCTTTAACGTCATACGCGTTTTCAGCATACGCACGGTGGCTGGTCGGAATCACAAAGCGATCTTCAAAGTCAGCCAGCGCCATGTAGCGATACATTTCTTCAACTTGGTTTTTACTCAAGCCTACTTGCTTCAGTACATTTAAGTCTTCAACACCGTCCACATGCTGCGAGCGCATGTAAGAGCGCATCGCAATCATTCGCTCTAACGCCCGAATAATTGGCTTCTCGTCGCCCGCAGTTAGCAAGTTCGCCAGATAACGCAGCGGAATACGCAGCGACTTCAAGTCCGGAATTTCACCGTCCATGCCGACATGGCCTGCTTCAACTGCACTTTGAATTGGCGACAGCGGTGGTACATACCAAACCATAGGCAGTGTGCGGTACTCGGGGTGCAGTGGCAGTGCCACTTTCCATTGCATCGCCATCATGTAAACCGGTGAGCGCTGTGCGGCTTTAATCCAGTTTTCAGCGATGCCTTCCTTACGCGCCGCTTCCTGAACTTCAGGGTCATGCGGGTCTAAGAAAATACCCAACTGCTCTTCGTACAGGTCTTGCTCGTTTGGCGTGTTTGCAGCTTCTTCAATGCGGTCCGCATCGTAAAGCAGTACACCTAAGTAACGGATACGACCGACGCAGGTTTCTGAACATGTGGTTGGCTGACCCGCTTCAATACGCGGGTAGCAGAACGTACATTTTTCAGATTTGCCGGTCTTCCAGTTGTAGTAAATTTTCTTGTACGGGCAACCCGATACACACATGCGCCAGCCGCGACATTTGTCCTGGTCAATCAGAACAATACCGTCTTCTTCACGCTTATAGATAGCGCCCGAAGGGCACGCCGCCACACACGCCGGGTTCAGACAGTGCTCGCACAAACGTGGTAAATACATCATGAAGGTCTTTTCAAACTGACCGTACATGTCTTTTTGAACCACGTCGTCAAAGTTTTTGTCTTTCTTACGCTTTTCGAATTCCGTACCCAGAATTTCTTCCCAGTTCGGACCCCATTCAACTTTCTGCATCCGCTTACCGGTGATCAGTGAGCGCGGCCGTGCAGTCGGTTGGTGCTTGCTCGGCTTCGCCGTGTGCAAGTGTTGGTAATCGAATTCAAACGGCTCATAGTAATCGTCAATTTCAGGTAAGTCCGGGTTACCAAAAATATTCGCCAAAACGCGGCGTTTACTACCAATTTTTAGCTCCAGATTGCCTTTTTTATTGCGCGACCATCCGCCGTTCCATTTGTCCTGGTTTTCCCATTCTTTCGGGAAACCAATGCCGGGCTTGGTTTCTACGTTGTTAAACCAGGCATATTCGACCCCTTCGCGAGAGGTCCATACGTTTTTGCAGGTGATGGAGCAAGTATGACAGCCGATACACTTGTCCAAATTCAGCACCATGCCAATTTGAGCTCTTACTTTCATCGTGTTGTCCTCACTCCGAATTATTCAGTATCCAGGAAGTCGACTTTGTCCATCTTGCGGACCACCACGAATTCATCGCGGTTACAGCCTACTGTCCCGTAGTAGTTAAAGCCGTACGCCTGTTGTGCATAACCACCAATCATATGGGTTGGCTTCATGACCACACGCGTTACTGAGTTGTGGATACCACCGCGGGTACCGGTCAGCTCAGAGCCCGGCATATTCAAAATACGCTCCTGGGCGTGATACATCATGCTCATACCCTCTGGTACGCGCTGCGAAACCACCGCACGAGCACAGATTGAACCGTTAACGTTAAAGATTTCCATCCAATCGTTATCTTCAATACCGGCCGCTTTCGCGTCGATTTCACTTATCCAGACGATCGGGCCACCGCGTGACAAGGTCTGCATAATCAGGTTGTCGGAGTAAGTACTGTGGATACCCCACTTCTGGTGCGGTGTAATCCAGTTCAGTACAATTTCTTTATTGCCGTTCTGGCGCTTGTTCAGCACCGGGGCAACCGTTTTCAGGTTAATCGGTGGCTTATACGCACAAAGGCTCTCACCAAAGTCCAGCATCCATTCATGGTCCTGATAGAACTGCTGACGACCGGTAATGGTGCGCCATGGAATCAGCTCATGAACGTTGGTGTAACCAGCGTTGTAAGACACGTGCTCATCTTCCAGACCTGACCAGGTCGGTGACGAAATGATCTTGCGTGGCTGTGCAACGATATCGCGGAAGCGGATTTTCTCTTCTTCCTTCGGCTTCGCCAGGTGTGTGTGATCACGCCCTGTCAGCTCACCCAGTGCCGCCCAGGCTTTAACAGCAACATGACCATTAGTTTCAGGCGCCAGCGACAAAATCGTTTCGCAGGCATCTATCGCCGATTCAATCTTCGGACGACCTTGGTTGGCACCTTCTTCCACATGTCTGCGGTTCAACTTGCCAAGGAATTCCACTTCTTCTTTGGTGTCCCAGCTAATGCCTTTACCACCGTTGCCCAGTTTCTCCATCAATGGACCGAGCGAGGTAAAGCGGTGATAGGTGTTCGGATAATCACGCTCAACCACCGTAATGTTCGGCATGGTTTTACCCGGAATGGCTTCACATTCGCCTTTCCACCACGCTTTACCACCGTATGGCTGTGCTAATTCACCCGGCGAGTCGTGCTGTAACGGTACCGTTACCACATCTTGTTCAACGCCCAGATGACCTTGACTCATTTTCGAGAAGTTCTTCGCGATGCCTTTAAAGATGTCCCAGTCAGACTGAGCTTCCCAAACCGGGTCGACCGCGGCTGTTAATGGGTGAATAAACGGATGCATATCCGAGGTATTCATGTCGTCTTTTTCGTACCAGGTCGCTGTTGGCAGAACAATGTCTGAATACAGACAGGTAGTCGACATACGGAAATCGAGTGTGGTTAACAGGTCGATTTTACCTTCCGGCGCTTCGTCTACCCATTCCACGTCTTCCGGTTTCTTACCACCGAACTCGCCTAAGTCTTTACCTAATAGACCATGCTTGGTGCCGAGTAAGTGCTTGAGCATGTACTCATGACCTTTACCGGACGAACCCAACAGGTTTGAACGCCAGATAAATAAGTTACGCGGGAAGTTTTTCGGATCATCCGGTTGCTGACAGGCAAACTTCAGGTCGCCTTTTTTCAGTTGATCAACCACATAATCTTTTACATCCATACCAGCTTCTTCCGCCGCTTTAACCAAGCCCAGCGGGTTAGTACTGAGTTGTGGCGCAGACGGCAACCAACCCATACGCTCAGCGCGGGTGTTGTAGTCCAGAATCGTGCTGTTCCACTTGTCTTTGTTGGCAAGCGGCGACACCACTTCGCTCATGTCGAGCTTCTCATAACGCCATTGGCTCGAGTGGTTGTAGAAGAACGAAGTACCGTTCATGTGGCGAGGTGGACGCTGCCAGTCCAGACCAAATGCCAGCGGTTGCCAGCCGGTTTGTGGACGCAGTTTTTCCTGACCCACGTAATGAGCCCAGCCGCCGCCAGACTGACCGATACAGCCACACATCATCAGCATGTTGATCATGCCGCGATAGCTCATGTCCATGTGGTACCAGTGGTTGATACCGGCACCCACGATAACCATGGAGCGACCTTTCGTTTTGTCCGCATTGCGACCAAACTCGGTTGCCACGCGAATAACGTCTTCAGGTTTAACGCCAGTAATTTGCTCTTGCCATGCCGGCGTGTAAGGCACATCGTCGCTGTAGTCTTTGGCACGATTTTCGTCACCAATGCCATTGTCGACACCGTACTGCGCCAGCATTAAGTCGAAGACGGTCGCAACGTAAGCGGTCTCACCGTTCGCCAGCTCAACCTTTTTGGCCGGAATTTTGCGAACCTGAACTTCGTCGTGGTTGGTATGTTGGAAATATTCATACTCGTGCGGTGCATTACCGAAGTATGGGAAGCCCACTTCCACAATGTCATCGTGGTTGTCTTTTAATGACAATTGCAGGCCAACGTCGCCTTTCTTATCTTTCTGCTCCAGGTTCCACTTGCCTTTTTCACCCCAGCGATAACCGATAGCACCGTTCGGGCTGGTTAAACGCTGATCGTCACTGTTAATAGCAATGGTTTTCCAGTCTGGGTTATTGTCTTCGCCCAGATTGTCGACCAAGTCAGCAGCGCGCAGGAAACGGCCCTGATTCAAGACTTTTTCGCCCGGCTCCAACATAACCAGCATTGGCATGTCGGTGTAGCGCGTCACATAGTCGTGGAAATACTGGCTTTGCTTGTTCACGTAGAATTCTTTCAGAATGACGTGCCCAAAGGCCATGGCCAGTGCTGAGTCGGTACCCTGACGAGGGGCTAACCAGGTATCACCAAACTTTGAAGCTTCGGAATAGTCCGACGTAATAACACAGGTTTTCGTACCTTTGTAACGCACTTCGGTAAAGAAGTGAGCGTCCGGTGTACGCGTTTGCGGTACGTTAGAACCCCAGGCAATAATGTAGTTGGAGTTGTACCAGTCCGCTGACTCCGGCACGTCGGTTTGCTCGCCCCACACTTGAGGTGAAGACGGCGGTAAGTCACAGTACCAGTCGTAGAAACTTAAGCAGTTACCACCAATAAGAGACAGATAACGTGCGCCGGCAGCGTATGACACCATCGACATAGCAGGAATTGGCGAAAAGCCAGTTATGCGGTCAGGACCGTATTCTTTTGCCGTGTACACGTTAGATGCAGCGATAATTTCGTTCACTTCCTGCCAGCTGGCACGAATAAAGCCGCCCATACCACGTGCTTGCTTGTAGCTTTTCGCTTTGGCCGGATCAGTAACGATTGACTCCCAGGCTTTGACCGGGTCTTTATGCTTTTCTTTCGCTTCGCGCCATAACGACATCAACTGCTGCCGCACTTTTGGATACTTTAAGCGGTTGGCGCTGTAGATGTACCACGAATAGCTCGCACCACGAGGACAGCCGCGAGGCTCATGGTTTGGTAGGTCAGGACGTGTACGCGGATAGTCGGTTTGCTGGGTTTCCCAGGTAACCAAACCGTCTTTGACATAAATTTTCCAGCTGCACGAACCGGTACAGTTTACCCCGTGGGTAGAACGTACCACTTTGTCATGCTGCCAACGTTGCCGATAACCTTGCTCCCAAGCGCGGTCTTCGTCGGTGGTGACACCGTGACCGTCGGCAAATGGTTCTTTGTGCGTTTTAAAAAAACGCAGTTTTTCGAGTAGACGACTCATAATTCAGACTCCCAGTCCACGCCTAACATTAATAATCACGTAGGCTGAAGTTTGCGCCATCTTTCCTTGACTTGCCACCCACCGAACCGAGCTAACCTATTGATTAAAAACAAAAACTACCACTAAGGTGGTATATGCATTTAAACTGCACCTATTGATTTACAAGACTTTTTTTAAATCTACTTGAGAATGGTTATCACCTACCCTACAAAGTGGTAAAAAAGAGGTAGCCCAAAGTTACCAATCGTTGTTTCTCTACCCACTGTTGCTATATCATTGTCCTGTATTTTTAAAAACGGAACGCTGGTTATTTATGCTGCGTAATGCCTCAATCATTAATGTCTTTCGAATATCCCTCGCGATTATTGTGATTGTCGCCAGCGCATCCTCTTTATCAGCTTTCTGGTTGTTGGAAAAATCCGAGCAGGACGCCGAGCTTATTAACGTTGCAGGCTCCATGCGCATGCACGCCTACAAGTTCGCGACCGAACTTTCTAATGATCAACCGGCACAAGCCCAGGCTACTGTCGAAAAAATTGAAGGCCTGTGGGAAAAGCCACTTCTGAATCGCCATTTCGCTAAAGCCAGCACAGACCTCGAAAATTACGCCCTGCAGGTAAAACAGGAATGGCAAGGTATTGCTCGAGACGCGCAAGAGCGAGGCTATTCACAACTTTCTGACAGTGATTCACAGCGAATTAGTATTTATGTCGACCAGCTTGATGAACTCGTGGGTATGTTGCAGGAGCATTCCGAACACAGAATGGAAAGTGTCCGCAGTGCATTGGCGCTGGCCTCCTTTATTATTGTGGCAGTGTTTTTCTTCTTGCTGACCGTATTAAAACGCAAAATCGACGAACCGCTAACGCACTTATTGTCAGTGTCTAAGCGCTTAGGTCGCGGTGACTTTACCGCCAAGTCCAAGCTTAATAACAACGACGAAATTGGCCAGCTGGCACGCACACTGAATAAAATGTCAGAAACCGTCAGCTACTTTTACGGCGGACTGGAGCGCCGCGTCGAGCAGCAAACCGAAGAGCTGTCGCGTAAAAACAAAGTGCTGTCGTTCTTGTACGACACTGCGCGCTCTATTATTGAACACAGTTACGACTACAACAATTACCAGGAAGTTATCGAGAAACTTTACGAAGTGGGCGAAGTTGAGGACATTGAGCTGTGCCTGCTGACCGAAGAAGGTAATCGCCCGTTCCTGCAGTTGCAGCCACGCCCAAATTCTCATGAGCCCTGTGAAGCCGGCGACTGCGCTACCTGCATAAAAGCCGGCCCGGGTGCGTCGGTTATTGAAGACAAAATGGTCTATCGCTTTGTGTTAAAACGCGAAGACCAAAACTACGGCGTATTAATAGTACGCTGTGACCCAACAGAACCACTAGCGACCTGGCAGCAACAGCTTATGAGCTCAACCGCCGACCAACTGGCCTTGTCGCAAAGTCTTAAGTCTGAAGAAGAGCAAGTGCGCCGCCTGGCACTGATGCACGAACGTACGGTTATTGCGCGTGAGCTCCATGACTCGCTAGCGCAGGCATTGTCGTACTTAAAAATTCAGGTAACACGGCTGCATAAAGCCGTCGATAAGGACGACCGTGACACCATTGACGATGTGAGCAATGAACTGCGCGAAGGCCTGAATGCCGCCTACCGCCAGTTGCGCGAACTGCTGACCACCTTCCGCCTGAAAGTCGATGGCTCTGGATTGTACAACGCGCTGCAAACCACAGTGAAACAGTTCTCAGAACAAAGCGACATGGCCATTAATTTGGACTATCGCCTGAACAATATTCCACTAGCGCCGCACGAAGAAATTCATCTACTACAGATTATTCGCGAAGCCAGTCAAAACGCCATCAACCATAGCGAAGGCACCGAAGTCAGCATTACGCTGTCACAGCCAAGCGGACAAGATGTTGAGCTGCACATTCGTGACAACGGCATTGGCCTGCCTGAAAACGCCGAAAAAATTAACCACTACGGTCTGGCAATTATGCAAGAGCGCAGCCGTAACCTCGGCGGCGACATTCGTCTGCAACGACTCGAAAGCGGTGGCACCGAAGTCTTCTTTACCTTTACTCCGGATTATTTGTTGCAGTAGGATGCGCCCACAATAAACCCAAGGCTTTCGTAACCCAAGAATGCGTCCTAGACTGATGGTACAAGTCATTAGTTTAAGACGCATTTATGGGACAAGTTTCAGGCATCCGTTTTGCGCTGACAGGCGCCACTCTTATTGCCATAAGCTTTGGGCTGGCGCGTTTCGCCTTTGGTTTGTTTGTCCCGCAAATACGTGCTGACCTAGAAATTAGCGCTAACACAATTGGTGTTATCGCCGCACTCCCCCTTATCAGTTTTGTTGTTATCAGTTTAGTGGCTCCGTTAGTCACCAAGTATTTTGGTGCACGTAATACGACCGTGTTATCTGCTTTATGCGGTGTTTTTGGTCTGGCGTTAGTGAGTCAGGCAACCGGTTCCATAAGTCTCGGTTTAGGCGTATTCGCTTGTGGTATATGCACGGGCTTAATGATGCCGGCGTTAACTTCCGCTATGCAGGCATTGGTCGACCGCTCTATTCATGGCCGTGTCAGCTCCGTAATGAATGCGGGTACAAGCGTTGGTGTCGCGCTCTCTGTTCCGGCTGTCTTGTTTTTAGTGGGGGCATGGCGCTACGCCTATTTGTCCTTCACGGTAGTCGCAATTATTGGTGTTCTGCTTGCTTGGTTTTTAATTCCGTCGGTTTCCAGACTTACTCCCTCTAATGCCGCACCACCACCTAAGATTAAAGCTCGACAATGGTGGCGCTTATTAAAGTTGTCCCTATTTGCCTTCGCCATGGGTTTTATTGCATCTGCTTATTGGACGTTTGGGCCGGATTTAGTCACCAATTTGGGCTCACTGTCGTCCCAACAAAGCGGTTGGTTATGGTTAGCCTTAGGTATTGCGGGCTTAGGCGGCGCTGTTATCAGTGACCTGGCAGACAGAAATAACCCACCGATAACCCACGCGCTCATGCTGATGATGCTCACAACCAGCTTAACCCTGCTGGCCGCCAGCCCAAGCCAGATCTATCTTGCCGTGTTTTCAGCATTGATTTTCGGTTTGGCCTACATGAGCCTAACCGGGTTGTATCTGATGACAGGCATTCGTTTATTGCCAGGCCGCCTTTCAATGGGGCCCGTTTTACCCTTTGTAGCTTGCGCCCTAGGCCAGGCTGCAGGATCGCCTATTATTGGTTTACTCGTTGGTGAATTTGGCTATGCCGAAAGCTTTTCTATTTTTGCCGCAGTGGGCGTTTTTATTGCACTCATATCGCCATTCTATCCCGGCCATACTGAACATGAGGGTGAAGTGCCTGAAGAAGAAACTGGTCTCCAGGCAGCGTATGATAATCAGCTGCAGGATGAAGAAGGCGAGCCTTTAGAAAGTTCGAGTATCGAACATTGAAGAATAAATACGCTAGTACACACAAAACATCACTTATTAAGTAATGTTTTGTGTACCTGTAAGAGTTGCTGCTCATATTTACGTGACCTCTAGCTTACGTTCTGAAAATGAGAGAATTACCATTGGAGTAAGCTCCTATAAACTAAATTTCTCGCAGTATTTATGCACAATAAGCGAATTATCGCTCGACACAATAAGCGAATAATGGTACAACACAATAAGCGAATAAAAGACACGCACGATAAGCGAGTAGAACACCATGGCAACACCTTCTGATAAACTGGCTGATGCCTTAGAAGCACTTCATGATCTTCAGATGAATGGCTCAGTTGCCATACGCTCTGCTGATCTCTCGCGCACTCACCGAGAACGTCTCGTTCAAAATGGCTTCCTTGAAGAAGTCATCAAGGGCTGGTATGTGCCAGCACGCCCAGATGAAACACGCGGGGAGAGTACGGCGTGGTATGCCTCCTTTTGGCAATTTTGTGCAGCCTACCTTAACCACTTAAAGGGCGACGAATGGTGCTTATCACCTGAGCAATCTATCGCGCTTCATACTGAAAATATGACTGTGCCCAAACAGTTACTGGTTCGAGCGACCAAAGCACGGAACAATGTAACAGAATTGCCTCACGGCACATCACTATTAGATATTCGCGCTGCGCTTCCCGAACCCACTCAGGTGACGAGCAAAAACGGTCTGCGCATATATAGCCTTCCGGCTGCTTTGATTGCCTGTAGCAGACAGAGCTTTACTCAAAACCCAACAGATATGCGCGCGGGACTATCTATGATTAGTGATGCATCTGAAGTTTTGGAGCAATTGCTAGAAGGTGGCCATAGCTCTATTGCTGGCCGTTTAGCAGGTGCATTCAGAAATATTGGCCGCACCCAAATTGCTGACGATATTATGGGCACAATGCGCGCGGCTGGGTATAATTTGCGCGAAACAGACCCGTTTGAACAACAATCCAGCCTAAGCTTCTCACAGCGTGAGCAATCTCCATACGTAAATCGTATACGGCTTATGTGGCAGCATATGCGGGAAACTGTGATAGCGCACTTTCCCGCTTCCCCGACGCAAACAGTCGATAAAAACGCCTACATGCAGCATGTTGAAGATGTGTATGTAACGGACGCCTATCATTCGCTTTCTATTGAGGGCTATCGCGTCACGCCTGAGTTGATCACCCGCGTTCGTACGGGAGATTGGAATCCAGAACAAAACGCCGATGATAAAGAGCGGCTAAATACTTTGGCCGCCAGAGGTTATTGGCAGGCATACCAAGCCGTGCGCAATAGTATAGCTCGAATACTCGATGGGCATAATGCAGGAGAAGTCGTCGATAACGATCATCGCATATGGTATCGCGAAATGTTTGCGCCGGGAGTGACGGCTGGTCTTCATAAACCTGCCGATCTTGCTGGTTATCGGAATGCGCCCGTTTTTATCCGTCGTTCAATGCACACGCCGCCAAGCCGAGAGGCTGTGCGTGATGCTATGCCAGCGTTTTTTGAGTTGCTGAAAGCCGAGGAAAATGCCGCTGTGCGTGTTGTGCTAGGGCATTTTATATTTGTCTATATTCATCCTTATATGGATGGTAACGGCCGCACAGGTCGTTTTTTGATGAATGCCATGCTTGCCAGTGGCGGCTACCCTTGGACGATTGTGCCACTGAAACAACGCAATGATTATATGTTTGCACTTGAAGAGGCGAGCACAAACCAAAACATAGAGCCTTTCACGAAATTCTTGGGGGCACTTGTTCAAGCCTCACTGGATGGTAAAGCAGAGCCTTCAATTCCGAATGATTAACGAATAATCAAGATATACCGCGTCTGATATTAGTAGATACGTAGCTGCCGCACGCGAGTTGACGTTCCGATGGCAGCTATTGGCACTAAGCCGACATAATCAAGCTCCCCTACGGATTATAAAACTGCGCATGTTTACGCAGGTACATCCAGCCATTGAGTATGACGCCTGCTAAGTAGAAGACAACAAAGTCGACAAACACCATGTCGAGTGACTGCGACTCTAGCGCTATGGTGAAGCGAAACGGCAGGTAAACGGCACCGAGCATGGCAACGGTTCCGGCCCAGGTGAGTACTTTATGGGTGTAGGCTCTGGGGAAGACTTTGGTCATAGTCACAACCACCGAGCCATTGCCTAATGCGCTGGTGAATACCAAGCCCATCATGCTAATAAAAAAGGGTTCGAAATAGAGTTCGGCGGTGTCGTTTTGCGCTAAGTAAAGATACCACCCGGCCACAGCTCCGAAGACTATCATGAGCAACAAGCTAATTTGTGTCACTACCGCACCACCGAATATACCGGCCAACCAACGGCCAAAAGGCCTTGCTAACAAAGCAATAAACGGTGCCATCCAAACCAAAATAAGTGTGCTATAACCAAAAACTAGCTCCAACACGAGAGGCAACACCATGGCAAAACCGATGAAACTGCCAAAGGTCATGTTGTACAAAATACTGCAATACCACACATGGGCATTACGCAATAATTGACTGTCCGACTGGGTTTTCTCAGATGGAGCACTTTTGGGTGAAAGCCAGGCAACACCAATGCTTAGCAACGCCATAGTTGCAAACACAAACATCCATACCGCACTGACAGTACTCAACATAATGGGTTGACCGGCATCGACCCGCGAGAAAAAGTGCCCACTGCTGCGCTCTAAAATCAGCCCGGATTGCATAAACTCGGCCTGCCAGGTCGATAAGAAAGGAATAATTAACTGAGCGGTAAACATGGCAAATATCATCATGCCAATAACCAAACTCATAGACATGGGCAGGCGTTCAGTTTCTTTGTCCCGCCGGGTTAAGTCGAACGCCGGAGCAAACATCATGCAGCCAACGCCCGACAAAGCCGCTAGCCCCATTAAGTTGACGTAACTCACGTCAAATAAAGAAAAAGCCTGCCAACTGAGCAGTGACAACCCCAATAACAATACATTAGTAGCCGCTGGTTTCCATGAGCCGAGTAACCGTCCAAGAAATATCCCGACAAACCGAAACGCGGCGCCGCTAACACCTGCCAAACCTACCAGCAACATGAGCTGTGACGGATCCAGTGACAAATTAGACTTTGCCAATAGCACCACGATAACGCTCCAACTAGCCCAGTGTGTCACACCGAGCAAAAGCGTTGTTAATGTGGTCCAGCGAGTAGCCGATGTACTTTGCATATACAGGTCGCTATTGGCTAATGTAGGGTTTTGAATCATAGTGAAACTTTGACCTGTGCCCGACAAATGCGCAACTTGCATCATTAGTTAGTTGGCGGGTTATTGTGAGGTAGGCAACTACCCTTTTTTAGGTAGTTTTTGGTTCAAAATGGGCAAGTCGGAGTGTTAGCAATGAATTTACACACGACCTATGTCAAACTATCAACAGTTTGTTATTTAGGGAGAAAGTCATGACAACCGAAGCAGCGAGTATCATGTTGGTGGACGACCACCCATTGTTACGAAAGGGGCTTAAACAACTGATTGCCATGGAAGACGACATGCAAGTTGTTGCCGAAGCTAGTAGTGGCGCTGACGCTTTAAAACTCGCGGAAGAGCACGACCCTGACTTAATTGTTCTGGACTTGAACATGCAGGGTATGGACGGTATCGAAACGCTAAAAAAACTGCGCGACAACGGCGTTACCTCTCGTATCATTATGCTGACGGTCAGCGACGCAGATGACGACGTGGTTGCAGCGATAACGAATGGCGCCGACGGTTACCTGTTAAAAGACATGGAGCCAGAGCTGCTGTTGGAGCAAATTCATCGCGCAGTCACTGGGAAAATGGTGCTAAGCGAAGCCATTACTGAAATTCTGGCGACGGCACTGCGCCAACCGACCAAATCGCCAAGCTCGCAGTTGAGCTCATTGACCAATCGCGAGTATGAAATTCTAAGCCTGATTGCGAAAGGCATGAGCAATAAGGTGATTGCGCGCGAACTGGACATTTCTGACGGTACGGTAAAAGTACACGTTAAACACTTATTGAAGAAACTGGGACTGCGCTCGCGTGTTGAAGCGGCAGTCTGGATGGTTAACCAACAAGGTGAGCAGGAATGAGTCAACCACTCAAACCCGTTACAGAAGCGCTGGCAGAGATGCTGGCTGCAGTTGAAATAACCAAAGAAAAAGAAGTAATAGAGCTTAATGATGCGCATGGTCGCATTCTTAGCCGACCTGTAAATTCAACGCTGGACGTGCCCGGTTATGACAATTCTGCCATGGACGGTTATGCCGTTCGCTGCAAGGAAGCTCAGAGCGGCACGCGTTTAACCATAGCTGGTGTTGCATCGGCTGGTCATCCGTTTAATGACAAAGTGGAAGCTGGGCAGTGTGTGCGCATTATGACTGGCGCACCGGTGCCAGAAGGCTTTGACGCGGTGGTTATTCAGGAAAACACTGAGGCAGCAGACAACAGCAGCGTTGTCATTAGTAAAGCCCCCTCGGAAGGCGAAAACATTCGCTTGCGCGGCAGTGACATGTCCGTGGGTGAGGAAGTCATTGCCGAGGGTACAAAACTCAGTTCTATTGATATTGGTTTATTGGCGTCATTAGGTGTGGCGGAAGTCTCGGTCTTTAAAAAGCCCAAAGTTGCCGTATTCTCTACCGGAGATGAACTGGTCGCTCCCGG comes from Idiomarina sp. X4 and encodes:
- a CDS encoding MFS transporter translates to MGQVSGIRFALTGATLIAISFGLARFAFGLFVPQIRADLEISANTIGVIAALPLISFVVISLVAPLVTKYFGARNTTVLSALCGVFGLALVSQATGSISLGLGVFACGICTGLMMPALTSAMQALVDRSIHGRVSSVMNAGTSVGVALSVPAVLFLVGAWRYAYLSFTVVAIIGVLLAWFLIPSVSRLTPSNAAPPPKIKARQWWRLLKLSLFAFAMGFIASAYWTFGPDLVTNLGSLSSQQSGWLWLALGIAGLGGAVISDLADRNNPPITHALMLMMLTTSLTLLAASPSQIYLAVFSALIFGLAYMSLTGLYLMTGIRLLPGRLSMGPVLPFVACALGQAAGSPIIGLLVGEFGYAESFSIFAAVGVFIALISPFYPGHTEHEGEVPEEETGLQAAYDNQLQDEEGEPLESSSIEH
- a CDS encoding Fic family protein, yielding MATPSDKLADALEALHDLQMNGSVAIRSADLSRTHRERLVQNGFLEEVIKGWYVPARPDETRGESTAWYASFWQFCAAYLNHLKGDEWCLSPEQSIALHTENMTVPKQLLVRATKARNNVTELPHGTSLLDIRAALPEPTQVTSKNGLRIYSLPAALIACSRQSFTQNPTDMRAGLSMISDASEVLEQLLEGGHSSIAGRLAGAFRNIGRTQIADDIMGTMRAAGYNLRETDPFEQQSSLSFSQREQSPYVNRIRLMWQHMRETVIAHFPASPTQTVDKNAYMQHVEDVYVTDAYHSLSIEGYRVTPELITRVRTGDWNPEQNADDKERLNTLAARGYWQAYQAVRNSIARILDGHNAGEVVDNDHRIWYREMFAPGVTAGLHKPADLAGYRNAPVFIRRSMHTPPSREAVRDAMPAFFELLKAEENAAVRVVLGHFIFVYIHPYMDGNGRTGRFLMNAMLASGGYPWTIVPLKQRNDYMFALEEASTNQNIEPFTKFLGALVQASLDGKAEPSIPND
- a CDS encoding MFS transporter; translation: MIQNPTLANSDLYMQSTSATRWTTLTTLLLGVTHWASWSVIVVLLAKSNLSLDPSQLMLLVGLAGVSGAAFRFVGIFLGRLLGSWKPAATNVLLLGLSLLSWQAFSLFDVSYVNLMGLAALSGVGCMMFAPAFDLTRRDKETERLPMSMSLVIGMMIFAMFTAQLIIPFLSTWQAEFMQSGLILERSSGHFFSRVDAGQPIMLSTVSAVWMFVFATMALLSIGVAWLSPKSAPSEKTQSDSQLLRNAHVWYCSILYNMTFGSFIGFAMVLPLVLELVFGYSTLILVWMAPFIALLARPFGRWLAGIFGGAVVTQISLLLMIVFGAVAGWYLYLAQNDTAELYFEPFFISMMGLVFTSALGNGSVVVTMTKVFPRAYTHKVLTWAGTVAMLGAVYLPFRFTIALESQSLDMVFVDFVVFYLAGVILNGWMYLRKHAQFYNP
- the narL gene encoding two-component system response regulator NarL, which gives rise to MTTEAASIMLVDDHPLLRKGLKQLIAMEDDMQVVAEASSGADALKLAEEHDPDLIVLDLNMQGMDGIETLKKLRDNGVTSRIIMLTVSDADDDVVAAITNGADGYLLKDMEPELLLEQIHRAVTGKMVLSEAITEILATALRQPTKSPSSQLSSLTNREYEILSLIAKGMSNKVIARELDISDGTVKVHVKHLLKKLGLRSRVEAAVWMVNQQGEQE